The following DNA comes from Rhinolophus ferrumequinum isolate MPI-CBG mRhiFer1 chromosome 15 unlocalized genomic scaffold, mRhiFer1_v1.p scaffold_54_arrow_ctg1_1, whole genome shotgun sequence.
GCGcttgttttctctcccttgctctctcctgctccttcctcccaccctggTTGCCCATCTCCCGTGGGACCGGGACCGCTCCCATAGTGCGCGATGATTTTTTTGGTAAGGCCACGGCCCTGATTCTGTATGTGTTTGTCCCGTGTTGGGCTGCCTGTGTCTCCCCGACACCTTCTCATGCTTCGTGAGCTGTCTACTTGGTTCTGTGGTCGGGCAGTGGTGGGATCAGCAGGGCCTTCCGGGgcaggttggggggtggggacctCCGCCAGCCTCCCCAGTAGCCTCCCTCAGAGCAGACCCGTGGAGAGCTGAGCGGGGACAGCCCTAGCGTCTCTGAGCCCCCATAAGCTCAGGGCCGACCAGCCCCTGGATGCGTCCCGGAACCCGTCTGGGGTGAGCCCGGTGCCTGCTGTGTCCCATCGAAGGGGGAGACAGGccccatgtgaggccaagagacGAGAATGGGGACAGGCGGAGCCCTAGCTGAGCACACCGCATGCCTATGGCCTCACGGTTGCGTTTGACCGTGGAGGGAAGTGAATAGGACTCGGGTTTGGGGGCCATCCCAAAGGATTAGATTTGGTGCTTTGGGGGGGTTTCGCGCCATGCCTGCAGAGAGCTGTCTGTGAGGTCTGCTTCGGGGCCGGTTACAGAGGAGCTGGGTCAGCCGCTCTGGGCACTGGCCCCAGGGAGCACTGTCCTTCTCTactttctcttctgccttctgCTGACCCCACTGCCTCAGGTCAGGTCACGCCAGGCCTGCTCCTCGCCCAGGTGGAGGGCTGCGCCTGCCATGGCCCCATCCCATCTCCTCGGCCAGGGGTTCTCTGCCTCTTGTGCTGTTTTCTCTGGTCCTATCACCAAACCTCCAACCTCCATTCCCCTGGGGGGCAGCTCTGAAAGGGATCTGTTTCATGACAGGCCAGGAAACCACAAGGTCGGGGGAAAGAGCCGAGGTGCTGGGAGGGGGACAGATTGAGGGGGCAGCACAGAGACGATTCAGGGTCGGCTCCAGCTGGTGTCGTCTGGGCCCTGCTGGTACACGGACTCCATGTCGGCAGAGAGCTGTGGGGAACCAACCCTGAGGTCCAGAATGTAAGCCCCGGGCTGCTGGGCCATGAAGGCAGTggggacctactgtgtgcccccCAGAGGCCATTCTGGGGCCCCCCGGGGGTGCGCACGCAACAGGTCCATCCCTGGCTGCATTGCGGGGTGGAGAGCCCACCGGCAGGTCTGCTGGGcctccctctgcagcctggcTTCCTCCAGGTCGGGCCTCGTCCTTATCCCCTCCCGCATCAGCCCTCCCAGGGTAGGCTGCCCCCGGGGTTGTCTGTCACTCTGAGGCCGGTGTGGTGGTATCAGCGTCTGGCTGCACCAGGCACAATGCATCGCACGTTTTGTTTCAGGGATGGGCAAGGAAGTGGGGAATCTGCTGCTGGAGAACTCACAGCTTCTAGAAACCAAGTAAGAATGATCTTCTCCAGCGCGCGTTCCTGAGGTAGCTCCCGAGGGTCTCCCCGTGACAACCTTGTCAGCCCAGCATGGGTGGCTGCCCCAGGGACGACCTGGACTCACTAGGCTGAGCCCGCCCCTCCTGGGGGGGGATGGTGTGGTCACTGCCTTTCCCAGGGCATGTAGTCACCACCTTTCACCCCGTTCTGGACCGGATGTGCCTTCTCAGACACATAAGTGCGGGCGGACCCCTCTGGGACCCCATCACCTAATGTAAATGCCGCTTCACGTGGACTCTGGTCCTTCTGCCTTTTCAAAGAAATGCCCTGAACGTGGTGAAGAACGACCTCATCGCCAAAGTGGACCAACTGTCGGGAGAACAGGAGGTGCTGAAGGGGGATTTGGAAGCCGCCAGGCAGGCCAAACTAAGGCTGGAGAGCCGCATCAAGGACCTGGAGGAGGAGCTGAGGAGGCgagcagggctgggggcgggtCTCCcgggaggggaagaggggagtGCGGGGCTCCTAGAGGAGGCGGGGCCATCTGGTGTGGGGGGTGGAGTCAGATCCCCGCCCCGCCCTCCTCTGTGTGTTCCACCGGCATCTCTTCTGCCAGGTATACCCAGGGAGGTCATTCCTTCCCAGAGTGGCTCACTTTGCATGCTCACCTCTCAGCCTCTGGCTCCTCTCTCAGTTGTCACTCATGTTTGACTCCACCCACCCAGCTACTGTGCTCTTGCAGGCCCCGCCCCTTTCCTCTCTGGAATCCCCCAAGAGGGATGGCTGTCCTGTCTTTGGTGCCCTTTCCGTGGTGGCTGAGCTGGGCCTTCCTGCTCTTCTCACACCATTATGTTTATctaggaggagggtggggaggattGAGTGCTGGCTGCCCGCCATACTCCACACTCCGTTCTGCTCCCCAGCCCCTGAACAGCCGAGGTTTGGCCATGCAGCCCAGCTGGGAAGCTCTGGGGTCTCCTCCCAGCAGCCTACGCTTCTCTATAGCTTTCCTCTGCAGATCCTCACCCCATTCTCCCCTGGTGGGAATGGGGAAGTGTGAGAGGAGAGCCTCAGGCAGGTGGCCTTCGTGCCTGGTTTGTGGGAGAGGGAGCCAGACCTGAAGCCGGCGCTCCCATGCCCAGGACTGTAGCTGGCTCTGCCTTCCCAGCAGCACTTGACTGCTGAGGGGAGGTCCTGTCCCTTGGCCGGAGCAGGCAGGACAGTTGTCTAGGCGTCAGGGCATCTGTGAGCAGGGGTGCGGGGCCACCCCTCCGCAGGGCACTGGCAGGGAGGCTCGGGGCCTAGAAACGGAGGGGAAAGCACTGAGCCTGGCTGAGAGGTGGGACCATCTCTGGGCAGGTGCCCAGCAGGCCGGCCCTCAGCCCTGCCTGGCTTCCTTTTGGCCACAGAGTGAAGTCGGAGGCCATCATCGCCCGCCGTGAACCCAAAGAAGAGGGGGAGGATGGAAGCAGCTATCTCTGTACAGAATTGGTATATTCCACTATTAACCTGTGGGGCACGGGATGGGGTGGGTTGGGGGCAGAGTGCGGTGGGCTATGAGGGACGTCCTCATGCCTCTGGCCTCTGAGCCCCCCTCACCCCACATGTATGACAGCATCCCCAGCAGCATGCTCCCCAAACCCGGGATGTGGTGAAATCCAACCAGCCCCGCTCAGCCCCAGGTCCCAGTGGACGCATTTTGCACGGTCACGAGCAGGGTCTCCCCACCTACGCGGTCCAGCTGCCGCCCCGTACGCTCCAAACTGCAGAGcaaggcagaggaaacagtgtCCATCACCACTGTCCCAGACAGAACCGCTTGAGTAGCTGAGGCTCTGTGAGGCCCGCGGACTGTTCGTCTGCCCTCACCTCCCCACCAAGGTGCACGGCATGTTCTGAGGAAGGTCGACCcctctgctgtgtgtgtgggggcggagGGGCGCACGGGCAGGCACAGGTCTTCACCCCAGGTGAACTTTGGACATCACTCACTACTCATTAGCTGTTATTGTCGGGGTCATATGACGCTCGCATCGGGATGCAGCCCCCACAGCAGGCACTCGCGAAACCGTTGCTGTACCTTTTGCCCATCCTGTGCAGCCCTCACTCCAAATACTCTAAGAGAGACACAAAGCTGCAGGTGAATTGTGGAGctcccccaggccccacccacgTGGTGCACGGAGGAGGTGCCTGTTCGGCATCCCTGCCTGCTTGTGTGGGGCCTGGGCTGCATGTGGCAGAGGCCACGTGGGGAGGGTGCAGGCCCTTACTCACCTGGCAGCTCCTCGTGGGCCCCTTGGCCCTGAACCAGCCTGTGGTGGCCTGGGGCACAGCTTCGCAGAGTAGACGTGGTCCTGCCACAGAACCGCCAACAGCAGACCCCTCGCAGATCCCCCAAAACCTCCAGCATCCAGCTTGGACGTGGTGACCCCACGTCCTGCTCACAGGACCTTCCCTAGAACCTCTTCCTGTGGTTCTACCTTAGACCAGTCCTACCTGTTAGTGTTGAGCAGAGGCATTGGGGTTGGCCCAGTGTCCAGGGCCTTGTAGGAAAGTCACTGCTGTGTTCCTCAAGTGTATCCTGTGAATTCCTGGAAAGAAGGTGGCCCTGTCGGCAGGTAGACTCCCATGTCTCCTGTCCCCCTGCCATGCCCTCCCCACCCGTTTGCTTGAGAGTCTCGGGGCATCCACACTTGGATTGGCCCACACCCGTGGCATGACCTGGCCTCCAAGGGCACCAGACTGACCTGCCAGCCGGCCCCTCGCTGGCTGAACAGCAGCACCTGTCCCCTGCAGGACAAGATCCCCATGGCACAGCGCCGCCGCTTCACACGGGTGGAGATGGCCCGCGTGCTCATGGAGCGCAACCAGTACAAGGAGCGGCTGATGGAGCTCCAGGAGGCTGTGCGGTGGACCGAAATGATCAGGTGGGTCCCCAAGCCGCCCGCAGGGTCCCAGAGACTCACTCCCATCTCCACGTGTGAGCCACGGTCGCTGTAAGGAGGTCCCGTTGATGGAATTGAGGCTGACCTCAACCCCACCTCCCTCTCTTCTGGGAGAATTAGAAGGGTGCTGGGCTTCCCTGGTGGGAGCCTGCAGGGAGTCAGGGGAGCTGGGCCTCTGCTGCAGCCCTGACCTGGCAAGGAGATGCCGACTGGGCTAGTGTAGGGCTGGGGCACCTGGGGGCTGGTGTGCCAGGGCCCCTCTGGGAAGCTCTGACTGACTTGCCCAGGATTCCCTCTTCTCTGATGCTCCACTCCAAGTGTGTCCGGTGCGAGGATACCCAGTAAAGGGGGTGAGAGGGGACCCAGCGAGAGTGGGACACAGTTGGATTGGGCAGAGCCGGTCTTGGCCATGGGTGTGATCAGATTGGGCAGTGGGTGGGGCCTAGTGAGGTGGGCGTGGTCAGGCGGGGTGTGAGGGGTGTCAGGCTGGGCAGTGGCCTAGCTGGGCCCCTTCCTTGCCCCTCCCTTATAGAGCATCCCGGGAGCACCCGTCTGTCCAGGAGAAAAAGAAGTCTACCATCTGGCAGTTGTGAGTCGGGGCACTGGGCTGGGAAGAGGGTGAGGAGGCCCATCCCGGGCCCACCCCTCACCTCCTGTGCTCCGCTGGCAGCTTCAGCCGCCTCTTCAGCTCCTCATCCAGCCCCCCTCCAGCCAAGCGGTCCTACCCCTCGGTGAACATTCATTATAAGTCACCCACCACAGCTGGCTTCAGCCAGCGCCGAAGCCACGCCCTGGGCCAGATCTCGGGGGGCAGCCGACCCCTGGAGTTCTTCCCTGACGAGTGAGTGTCCCACCCCTTCCTGCACCTCCCCCTTGGCCAGCACAGGGGGAAGCGGGGCCCAGGGGTGCTGAAGCAGGACCTGCCTCGCCTGGCTGCTCTGGGCCTGTCCTATGGGGTGGGGTCCGTCCCCCCAGTGGAAGGACCCTGGCCGAGGCATCAGGGCTCGTGACCCCTCCAAGCACACATTGTGCACCCCTCCACCCCTGGGGGGAGCATTGGCTGTCCCTCTGAGTTCCCCAGGGTCCCTCCTCTTAGTCCCATGGGGTTTGGCCCTCACTGCTGTCAGCAGCCGGTTCAGGCCCTTCCCCAGGCTGGTCTGCACTCCTGTGCCCCACAAGGATTCTTGGAGCTGACAGGAAGCTGTCCTGCAGGCTTGGGTTTCCTCCTGGGGAATATGTTTCTGTTTGTAACTTTGTGTTTTCCTTCATTGTGAAACCAAGAATTAGGTTCCAGGGTTCCAGGGTACAAGTGGAGAATTCTGTGCCTTGTGTCAGAGATCGTGGAAGTTTCCCTGGGAAGGCCAAGGGGGAGGGAAGGTGCACTGGCCCTTAGTGACGGGGACAGCAGGACGGCCACCTGGACGTGGGCAGGTGCTGGGTGTGGTCTCCAagcccagtgctggggagagcCACCCTCGCATCAGATGAGCATCCAACTGGGGCAGGAGCCAGGAACAGACAGGACAGGTCCAGGAGGGAGAGCTTCCGGGGCCTCGGGCGCTCCCTGCAGGCCGGCCTGTGGGACCTCGGATCACCAAAGACAGTGTACTCTATGGTTCCCCCCGCCCAGCGACTGCACCTCCTCCGCCAGGCGGGAGCAGAAGCGGGAGCAGTACCGCCAGGTGCGCGAGCACGTGCGCAACGACGATGGGCGGCTGCAGGCCTGCGGCTGGAGCCTGCCGGCCAAGTACAAGCAGGTGCTGCAGGGCGCAATGCACGTGCAgggcgtggggtgggggcacagggcGGGTCCACAGCCTGAGCCCCAGTTCTGGAGGGATGGGGAGCTGAACCGCTATCCACGCACCTGAGCCGCCCCAGGCCTCGTGCCCACGGCACCTCTGCCTGTGGTTGCAGCTGAGTCCCAATGGGGGCCAAGAGGACACTCGGATGAAGAACGTGCCTGTCCCCGTGTACTGCCGCCCTCTGGTGGAGAAGGACCCAACCATGAAGGTGAGCCCCGGCCTGACAGGATAGGGGGAGAGGCGGGGAGAGGACCCCACCCAGAAGCCGAGTCCAGGCAGGTTTGGGAATTTGGGGGATGGCCCTGTCACAGGTTGGCAGCCCTCACGCCCCTGTCCTCTCAGCTGTGGTGTGCCGCGGGTGTCAACTTGAGTGGGTGGAAACCAAGCGAGGACCATTCTGGTAATGGAGTCAAGCCGGCACCAGGCTGCGACCCTCTGACCTGCGACGGGGAAGTGGAAGGAGAGGCCAAGAGCAACCACACGTCCCCTGAGAAGAAGAAGGTCAGAGTGGCGGGCGGGGCCAGGGCTGCCTCTCCGTGAAGTATCTGATGGCCGGGCAAAGCCAGTCTGCTGCCGTCTGCATGCTCAGGCTGCGCCCAGTGCCAGAAACAGAGGAGAGCTGGGGACAGTGCCCCAAGACTGGGCTCATGTAaggctccctgcccctccctagGGCAGGCCGGGCCTGAGCTGCCCCTGGTCCTGTAGCCCAGCACCCAGGAGCCAGGAGTTGTGGCAGGCAGGGAAGCTCAGAGGGGCAAACACTCAGCAGGCAGGTCCCCTAGGGGCTTCTCTCTCCTGTACGGACCACGTTTCACTGCCTGTAGCGGAGCAGTGGAAGGGGCTGAGCAAGGAGAGCAGCAGGAAACGCCTCACACTTGCAGTTCAAAGCTTCATTTTATGCCCCGGCTTGATTTGGGGGCCATGACTTAATGGCTCGGAGCCCACAGTCTTCTCCCGTGTAAGTGAGACAGCATGTGCCAGCGATCTAGATACAAAGTGCAGTTCTGAGTGCTCGCCCTCCTGGCTACGGGAAGGATAGCCGTGTAGGGCAAGGCTGGGTCCTAACGACACCCACGCTCGGGCACCGGCCTTGTCCCCCGTGCTCTGACAGGCAAAGGAGCTCCCCGAGACCGATGCCACCTCCAGCCGGGTGTGGATCCTCACCAGCACCCTGACCACCAGCAAAGTGGTCATCATTGATGCCAACCAGCCAGGCACCGTCGTGGACCAGTTCACCGTCTGCAATGCCCACGTCCTGTGCGTCTCTAGCATCCCCGGTGAGTGCTGCCGGGTCTGAGCCGGTGCCCGGGAGGGTGGACGAGGAGGAGGCCTGCAGAGTGGCACCTGCCTCCTGGGACACACTGTGGGCACACGGGAGCCAGTGGGTGCGTGTCCAAGGAGGGGCTCAAAAGGACGCTCACCCGATTCGAAGGGGGGGGGCCTCAGCAGGCAGCCCccatctccttccccaccccatggGCCCTGAGCCCTGAGTGCAGTAGTGACTCCTCAGTGTGGGGTGACGGGGCTGTGACTCCCCACAGCGGCCAGCGACAGCGACTACCCTCCGGGGGAGATCTTCCTGGACAGCGACGTGAATCCCGAGGCCTCTGGTGCAGACGGCGTGCTGGCCGGCATCACCCTGGTGGGCTGTGCCACGCGCTGCAATGTGCCACGGAGCAACTGCTCCTCGCGAGGGGACACCCCAGTGCTGGACAAGGGCCAGGGTGAGTCCCGGGCCGTAGCCTGGGAGCCGCCTTCTCTCTGCCCCCTTGTTCCTCCCCCTGCCCAGCCACGCTCACCCCTCCCTTCCACAGGGGAGGTGGCTGCCGTCGCCAATGGGAAGGTCAACCCATCTCAGTCCACGGAGGAGGCCACGGAGGCCACGGAGGTGCCTGACTCTGGGCCCAGTGAGGCAGAGGCAGCTGGGGTGCGACCCGGGCCCCTCACGGAGCACGTCTTCACCGACCcggcccctgccccgccccccagtACCCAGCCTGGCAGGTGGGCTTTCTCAGATGGGGCAGAGATGGAGGGGAGCGGAGGCTGGCAGAGGTGGGTGGGGACAGGCTTCCATGGAGCCATCATCCTTTCCGCAGTGAGAATGGGCCAGAGGCCGACTCGAGTGGTGTGCAGCCCGAGCCGGAGCCCAGCGGAGACCCTGAGGGGACCAGCAGCAGTGCCGCACCCACCATGTGGCTGGGGGCCCAGAATGGCTGGTAGGGGGGGCCCTGGGGGCAGCGGTGGGGGAGGGCCCCCTGGGTGAGCCCCCTGCCCACCTCGGCCTCCTCCTGCAGGCTGTACGTGCACTCAGCCGTGGCCAACTGGAAGAAGTGTCTGCACTCCATCAAGCTGAAGGACTCCGTGCTGAGCCTGGTGTACGTGACCCCCAGCTGAGGGCCGGGCGTCGGGAAGGACCGAGCACGGCCCAGCCTGAGCCTGGCTCACCACTTTCCCATTGCAGGCACGTGAAAGGACGAGTGCTGGTGGCTCTGGCCGATGGGACTCTGGCCATCTTCCACCGAGGCGAAGGTGAGGCCGGGCAGCAGTGGGCAGGTGGGCGGCACCTGGTGGTCCTGGCGGGGTGGGAACCACCCTCACTGTACGCAGCTGGGGCCCGGGCCAGGCCTGAGCCGGTGTGGTGGGCTCTCTGTAGACGGCCAGTGGGACCTGAGCAACTACCACCTGATGGACCTGGGCCACCCGCACCACTCTATCCGCTGCATGGCCGTTGTGTACGACCGCGTCTGGTGCGGCTACAAGAATAAGGTGCACGTCATCCAGCCCAAGACAATGCAGATCGAGGCGAGTGCTGGCGGCAGGGGCTCCGGGGAGGGAAAGGGCTCCTGCTGCGGGCATGGCTCCCGACACACCTCCTACTAGGTGTCGGGGGCTTCGTGGGGTCAAAGGAAGCGCACTCAGGGAAGTGACTcgtttgtccaaggtcacaggcaAGCAGAGGTTGTGAGTGACACTCACATGTCGCTGGGTTGTGAGGGACAGTCTGTCTGGAGCCCACCTGCTGCCTCACACTGAAATAAGTCAGGTTGACACCTGTGTGGGCTCCACCTACCTACGCTCAGAGGCCCGGGGGTGGGCCCAGGATGTGGGGCGACTTGCTGGCGCTCCCCTAGGAGCCTGGGCCCTTGGGAGCAAATCAGAGCCAAGCGTGGGCTGCGGCGGGTTCCGCCCCGCGCCCCCACCCCGGCTGACGGGCTGCTGTTACCCGCAGAAGTCATTTGACGCCCATCCACGGCGGGAGAGCCAGGTGCGGCAGCTGGCGTGGATCGGCGACGGGGTGTGGGTGTCCATCCGCTTGGACTCCACGCTGCGGCTGTACCACGCCCACACCCACCAGCACCTGCAGGACGTGGACATCGAGCCCTATGTCAGCAAGATGCTGGGTGAGGCTGCGCTGGGCTGAGCCTGGTGGGGCAGGGGGGCCAGCGGGTGGCACTGACCTCGCCCCCCTCGCCCCCAGGCACCGGCAAGCTGGGCTTCTCGTTCGTGCGCATCACCGCCCTGCTCATTGCGGGCAATCGCCTGTGGGTCGGCACCGGTAACGGCGTCGTCATCTCCATCCCACTGACCGAGAGTGAGTGACCCAGGCATCTGCAGAGATGGTGACGGCGGCTGCTAAAGGGCGTGTGGCAGGGTTCCGGGGCGGGCGTGCTCTGCCAGGCCACACTCAGGAGGAGGCCGGGCTGCCCTGGCCGCAGCCATCCTCAACCTGCCTGTCCTATAACcgcttctctcctctcccctctgtgctctgcctctcGCCTCCCTCAGCCGTGGTCCTGCACCGAGGCCAGCTGCTGGGACTCCGAGGTAAGTACAGAGGCCCGCCTCCCGCTCTCAGAAGGAAGCCCCCCGCCAGAGGTGCCTGCCCCAAGGCACGGGCCCCAGGAACGCCCCACCAGCGGGCACTCTCCTACCCTCCACCCTCAAGGTGGGCTCAGCCCTTCCGggtctctctctccccagccaaTAAGACATCCCCCACATCTGGGGAGGGGGCCCGCCCAGGGGGCGTCATCCACGTGTATGGTGATGACAGCAGCGACAAGTCGGCCAGCAGCTTCATCCCCTACTGCTCCAtggcccaggcccagctctgctTCCACGGGCACCGTGACGCCGTCAAGTTCTTTGTCTCGGTGCCAGGTAAGGGGCTGGGTCCTGCAAGGCAGCAGCTGTATCCTCCCTTCAGGGGGCTCTGGCTGCCCTGCTAAGGTCCCTGTACCCGTGACAGGGAATGTGTTGGCCACTCTCAATGGCAGCGTGCTGGACAGCCCATCCGAGAGCCCCGGGCCCGCCGCCGCTGCGTCAGACCCAGAAAGCCAGAAGCTGAAGAACGTGCTGGTTCTGAGCGGCGGGGAGGGCTACATCGACTTCCGCATAGGTGAGTGGGCACTGCCCGTGGGCCCCAGGGGCTCCCAGGGCACAGCAGGGGCCGCCCCTCACAGCCAGCTGCTCTCCCCAGGTGACGGAGAAGATGACGAGTCGGAAGAGAGCGCGGGGGACATGAGCCAGGTGAAGCCCATACTGTCCAAGGCTGAGCGCAGCCACATCATTGTGTGGCAGGTTTCCTACTCCCCCGAGTGAGGCGTGGCCTCCACCGCCCCTGCCTGATGCCACCGTGTACATacaccccgccccacccacctGCCACGGGCTGCCCCCTGCTGTCAGCCCCTTTCTAATCTCTCAACCTGCAGCTTTCACCTTAGGTCCAGCCCAGGGGCCGGCAGGGGGCGGAGAGCTGCAAAGTGGGtctggctgggaggaggggggcgtgggtgggagggaagaacCTCTGGGACACCCTTTTCCCAGCAGCTCCTGGCTGGCCCCCAGCCCAGTCCCAGGGCACTGCAGGGCCAGAATGAGGCAGAGTCCTGGGGTGGGCTGGGCCGGGACAGACCCAAGGTGGCTCCCAGCTGCACCCTGGGCTCCCCGCTCCCATCACTCACTCCCTGGATCCCCAGGGCAGGAAACAGGGACTTCACCTCCAGGTCTCCCCACCTGAGTCCACTTGCCTTTGCCTGCTGTACGCAGGGGTAGGGGGTCCTTAGGGAGCTGGCCCGGCCACTAGACCTTGCCCCCATCCCTGCCACCCCGGGCACTGGCATGAAAGCACGTAACCAGACTCCATGGGGCAGCTGTTTGAGAAGACAAACAGATGCCCTCATCCCGTTCAAACCCTGATCCTCCTGTTTGGCAGGCTCTCACCGGCTCTCACTGACCCatgtcccctccccccttcctggGCAGAAGACCCACCTTGTAGGAGCATACCCTGGAGTCCTGCCCCTCCTGGAAGCCCCTAGGGTGAATTTCTCAGGCTGCCAGGGCAGGCCCAAGCCTCAGGAAGAAAGGGGGGCCCTGGCCTCTCCTGGGGTCAGTCCTAGGATGCAGGCATAGCCTCAGGGTGATGGGGAAGGTGAGCTCCTGGGCCTGCCTGCCAAGCAGTCTCCAAGGAGCCCAGCTCCCAAGACACACTACTAAGTGCCTTGGGCTGGTGGTGTGGCCTGCTCCCTTGAGGGCAACCGACAGGCTAACAACAGAGGCCCGAAGGGCTAAGGATAAGGGCCACCTCCCCCAGCTCTTAGGAGTGTGCGCCCGCCAACTTTGAAGGGCATCGCCCTGGACTGCtgcctccccacctgcccaggctTTAGTCCTGCTCCAAAAGGCACTGATCAGGGCAGCCTCGTGCCCTGCCGTCCACCCACCTCCCACCAGAGAAGCACAGATCTCGGGCAGCCACCCCACAGCCCAGCCAGACACCACTGCAGTCACATGCCGCTGCAGGCTTCTCCCCACCGCCCTGCCACTGTCCACTGTGATGTCCGTCAAGTCCTTTGTCTGTTCCCACGGGGCCATGAATGACTCGGGGGTTAtctggggtgggtgcagctgggAGAAGGGGCTGGGTGACAATTCTCCTCAGGCTTTGGCCCTGCAAGCAAACCCGTGTATCTGCTCTGTATGTAATAAATGTCTTAACATGGTACCCCAAACCAACATGAGTGAGTACAAGGGTTTTCTTCagtttattagaaaaagaaatgctggagCAAGCTCAGTGCCAGGGTTGGTGCCCTGGTACATTTCCAGGCATTTTCCAAACAGTCGCATGCCGGGCTGGGCAGACCCACCTGCCCTGTGGGAGGTCCTGAAGGGATCCTGTGATACCTGTCACAGAAGGGGTGTTCTGAGCACCACCTCCGGGGCCTGGAGGGTGCCAAGTGAGCCACAACCTATTGCAGCACGTCTGCCCTAGAGGCCCCGGGCACCCGGCCTTGGGTCCTCTGGCCTTGGGTCCTCTGCCGCTGCAGGAGGCCGGGTCCCCGCGGCTCCACTACTCATACAGCCAATGCTCCGTGCTGTCCTCCCAGCACATGAGCT
Coding sequences within:
- the MAPK8IP3 gene encoding C-Jun-amino-terminal kinase-interacting protein 3 isoform X8; amino-acid sequence: MMEIQMDEGGGVVVYQDDYCSGSVMSERVSGLAGSIYREFERLIHCYDEEVVKELMPLVVNVLENLDSVLSENQEHEVELELLREDNEQLLTQYEREKALRKQAEEKFIEFEDALEQEKKELQIQVEHYEFQTRQLELKAKNYADQISRLEERESEMKKEYNALHQRHTEMIQTYVEHIERSKMQQVGGNSQTESSLPGRRKERPTSLNVFPLTDGMVRAQMGGKLMPAGDHWHLSDLGQLQFSSSYQCPHDEMSESGQSSAAATPSTTGTKSNTPTSSVPSAAVTPLNESLQTLGDYGASSKNSKRAREKRHSRNMEVQVTQEMRNVSIGMGSSDEWSDVQDIIDSTPELDMGREPRLDRTGNSPTQGIVNKAFGINTDSLYHELSTAGSEVIGDVDEGADLLGEFSGMGKEVGNLLLENSQLLETKNALNVVKNDLIAKVDQLSGEQEVLKGDLEAARQAKLRLESRIKDLEEELRRVKSEAIIARREPKEEGEDGSSYLCTELDKIPMAQRRRFTRVEMARVLMERNQYKERLMELQEAVRWTEMIRASREHPSVQEKKKSTIWQFFSRLFSSSSSPPPAKRSYPSVNIHYKSPTTAGFSQRRSHALGQISGGSRPLEFFPDDDCTSSARREQKREQYRQVREHVRNDDGRLQACGWSLPAKYKQLSPNGGQEDTRMKNVPVPVYCRPLVEKDPTMKLWCAAGVNLSGWKPSEDHSGNGVKPAPGCDPLTCDGEVEGEAKSNHTSPEKKKAKELPETDATSSRVWILTSTLTTSKVVIIDANQPGTVVDQFTVCNAHVLCVSSIPAASDSDYPPGEIFLDSDVNPEASGADGVLAGITLVGCATRCNVPRSNCSSRGDTPVLDKGQGEVAAVANGKVNPSQSTEEATEATEVPDSGPSEAEAAGVRPGPLTEHVFTDPAPAPPPSTQPGSENGPEADSSGVQPEPEPSGDPEGTSSSAAPTMWLGAQNGWLYVHSAVANWKKCLHSIKLKDSVLSLVHVKGRVLVALADGTLAIFHRGEDGQWDLSNYHLMDLGHPHHSIRCMAVVYDRVWCGYKNKVHVIQPKTMQIEKSFDAHPRRESQVRQLAWIGDGVWVSIRLDSTLRLYHAHTHQHLQDVDIEPYVSKMLGTGKLGFSFVRITALLIAGNRLWVGTGNGVVISIPLTETVVLHRGQLLGLRANKTSPTSGEGARPGGVIHVYGDDSSDKSASSFIPYCSMAQAQLCFHGHRDAVKFFVSVPGNVLATLNGSVLDSPSESPGPAAAASDPESQKLKNVLVLSGGEGYIDFRIGDGEDDESEESAGDMSQVKPILSKAERSHIIVWQVSYSPE